The following proteins come from a genomic window of Natronosalvus vescus:
- a CDS encoding winged helix-turn-helix domain-containing protein: MGNTDGEDIADLPPSAKLVFKVLEYDGPLTQKQIVEESMLSARTVRYALERLAEIGIVDEDIYFADARQSLYRITEPEPVAADGGQSGEATRKDACCAE, translated from the coding sequence ATGGGAAACACAGATGGGGAGGACATCGCAGACTTGCCACCGAGCGCGAAGTTGGTCTTCAAAGTGCTCGAGTACGATGGCCCACTCACCCAGAAACAGATCGTCGAGGAGTCGATGCTCTCGGCACGGACGGTCAGGTACGCCCTCGAGCGACTGGCCGAAATCGGCATCGTCGACGAGGACATTTATTTCGCAGACGCACGGCAGAGCCTGTACCGAATCACGGAGCCGGAGCCGGTTGCAGCAGACGGCGGCCAGAGCGGAGAGGCGACCCGCAAGGACGCCTGCTGTGCTGAATAG
- a CDS encoding DUF5305 domain-containing protein: MSSTPRLDLLIAQNRRALLIALLVIGAVALVATGWVVANPTTATTTQEVGHQTIETDVQTSAEVVEDGLWEEGTVLENKPAYVLNATPVVAITAESAAPSGTDFEHEIVLRYEATRDGEAFWEDETILASGSSSIADGSGVTQATIDVRNLQEQQDELEDELAGISTVDMELIVRATYDTGPHVGDQVASTPVVITENTYYLEEHPSASETHPLTQTVEEPQSASTTLVGLLVILTAGSFGGAAFVNARSDVDVDQAKQAVHKNRYAEWISNGSLPMWVGEEHIALDTLEDVVDVAIDTNERVIHDRNRGLFAVVSESVVYYYSDRGRWEETAWPDFNLEEQPESQSQPSPDEMAASEEEEDVIPATDLPDPEDDDAWHKL; this comes from the coding sequence GTGAGTTCCACACCGCGACTCGACTTGCTGATCGCCCAAAACAGGCGGGCACTCCTGATTGCTCTGCTCGTGATTGGAGCGGTTGCGCTGGTCGCGACCGGTTGGGTCGTTGCCAATCCAACGACGGCCACGACCACCCAGGAGGTCGGCCACCAGACGATCGAGACGGACGTCCAAACAAGTGCCGAAGTCGTCGAAGACGGACTCTGGGAGGAGGGAACGGTGCTCGAGAACAAACCAGCCTACGTTCTCAACGCCACGCCGGTGGTCGCGATCACGGCCGAAAGCGCCGCACCTTCGGGCACCGACTTCGAGCACGAGATCGTGCTCAGGTACGAGGCGACGCGTGATGGGGAGGCGTTCTGGGAGGATGAAACGATCCTGGCGAGCGGATCATCCTCGATTGCGGATGGATCGGGAGTCACCCAGGCGACGATCGACGTTCGTAACCTGCAAGAGCAGCAAGATGAACTCGAGGACGAACTGGCAGGAATCAGCACCGTCGACATGGAACTGATCGTCAGGGCTACCTACGATACCGGCCCACACGTCGGTGACCAGGTGGCCTCGACCCCTGTCGTCATCACCGAGAACACCTACTATCTCGAGGAACACCCCTCAGCATCAGAGACCCATCCGCTCACCCAGACCGTTGAGGAGCCCCAGTCGGCGAGTACAACCCTCGTTGGACTGCTGGTGATACTCACCGCTGGATCGTTCGGTGGCGCAGCGTTTGTCAACGCCAGGTCGGATGTCGACGTCGACCAGGCCAAACAGGCTGTTCACAAGAACCGATACGCGGAGTGGATTTCAAACGGTTCGTTGCCGATGTGGGTCGGCGAGGAACACATTGCACTCGACACGCTCGAGGACGTGGTGGACGTCGCCATCGACACGAATGAACGCGTGATTCACGACCGTAATCGCGGCCTCTTTGCCGTCGTCAGCGAGAGCGTCGTCTACTATTACAGCGACCGCGGCCGCTGGGAGGAAACGGCCTGGCCGGATTTCAACCTCGAAGAGCAGCCTGAATCCCAGTCACAGCCGTCTCCTGACGAGATGGCGGCATCCGAAGAGGAGGAAGACGTGATACCAGCCACTGATCTCCCGGATCCTGAAGACGACGACGCCTGGCATAAGCTGTGA